From Candidatus Nitricoxidivorans perseverans, the proteins below share one genomic window:
- a CDS encoding Fe(3+) ABC transporter substrate-binding protein, with the protein MKTNLLPFLALLTVLPVHAEESVLNLYSARHYQTDEALYANFTKQTGIKINRIEAKEDELLERLRNEGAASPADVFITVDAARLAKADELGLFAPVKSRLLEERIPVHLRSPDWFAFSTRARVILHNKEMVAAADVQNYEDLASPKLKGKVCSRSGSHPYNLSLMSSMIAHQGEAKAEEWARGVVANFARAPKGGDTDQIKAVAAGECGVAISNSYYLVRLLRSDKPEVRQAMEKIAIVWPNQKGAGAHINISGGGMLKTAPHKEAAVKFLEYLASDDAQRYFADGNNEWPVVPTVKVANPALESLGRFKADTLPVTALSKNAAAAQKVYDRAGWR; encoded by the coding sequence ATGAAAACAAACCTTCTCCCCTTCCTCGCCCTGCTGACTGTCCTTCCCGTCCACGCGGAGGAAAGCGTCCTCAACCTCTACTCCGCCCGCCACTACCAGACCGACGAGGCGCTCTACGCCAATTTCACGAAGCAGACCGGCATCAAGATCAACCGCATCGAGGCCAAGGAGGACGAACTCCTGGAGCGCCTGCGCAACGAGGGCGCTGCGAGTCCGGCCGACGTGTTCATCACCGTCGATGCCGCGCGGCTGGCGAAGGCCGACGAGTTGGGCCTGTTCGCGCCGGTGAAGTCGAGGCTGCTGGAAGAGCGCATCCCCGTCCATCTGCGCTCGCCCGACTGGTTCGCCTTCTCGACGCGCGCCCGCGTCATCCTCCACAACAAGGAAATGGTGGCCGCCGCCGACGTGCAGAACTACGAGGACCTCGCCTCACCGAAGCTCAAGGGCAAGGTCTGCTCGCGCTCGGGCTCGCATCCCTACAACCTCTCGCTGATGTCCTCGATGATCGCCCACCAGGGCGAGGCGAAGGCCGAGGAATGGGCTCGCGGCGTGGTCGCCAACTTCGCCCGCGCACCCAAGGGCGGCGACACCGACCAGATCAAGGCCGTGGCCGCCGGCGAATGCGGCGTGGCCATCTCGAATTCCTACTACCTCGTGCGCCTGCTGCGGTCCGACAAGCCCGAAGTCAGGCAGGCCATGGAGAAGATCGCCATCGTCTGGCCGAACCAAAAAGGCGCCGGCGCCCATATCAACATCTCCGGCGGCGGCATGCTGAAGACCGCGCCCCACAAGGAGGCGGCCGTCAAATTCCTCGAATACCTGGCTTCCGACGACGCGCAGCGCTATTTCGCCGACGGCAACAACGAATGGCCCGTGGTGCCGACGGTGAAGGTCGCCAATCCGGCGCTGGAATCGCTGGGCCGGTTCAAGGCCGACACCCTGCCGGTGACCGCCCTGTCGAAGAACGCCGCCGCCGCGCAGAAGGTCTACGACAGGGCTGGGTGGCGCTGA